One segment of Rosa chinensis cultivar Old Blush chromosome 6, RchiOBHm-V2, whole genome shotgun sequence DNA contains the following:
- the LOC112173766 gene encoding exocyst complex component EXO70I, with protein sequence MATNKEDSRLSDIQLACTDLRTLLKASALMEQNLKKMDYKFNLIDETLTSASRRVAPLQSMSMASRALETRINRAVTPALALLDNFKRSESIQDKLLDLSSKLSNEKNMNKRLKTLIKYVDCVDQLKAAISSICEEGEPVIQRLQEVVEFLSRTKATDQYRIHRLRETLTTLKALYETEVDAMRFEGLLDEALLNLQDEYENILQQIKHQNIVDQSQAVDKDNEGDDQMVITGSNLGTKLEIELLRRISQTLAAEDCLDICIDIYVKVRYRRVAKALMRLNPEYLRTHSPEEIDEMAWENLETAITLWIQHFELAVKAVLVSEKNFCEQVLGGIMDGLVWPECFVKIADKIMAVFFRFGEGVARSSKEPQKLFKMLDMFESLEKLKPAFSQVFEGEAGTDICVRFRELEKLLIHASSKVFWEFGLQIEGNSDGVPPPQDGSVPKIVRYAVNYMKYLATEAYSVPMARVLRTEQIWKAGILSRPESDENLLRDAVSHIMEALQRNVESKRSGYRIDKLALPHVFAMNTYWYIYMRTKNTELGKLVGDQYMKKNYKVIAEESAYMYQKIVWVPLVRVLEKDDDLELESKEAMVRAKMEAFMKGLDDVSKRHKGYYSIPDEDLREQIRLATVKLVVPAYSEFLDSFSVSLPGKSSYLSPESVQQLLCQIFGGGEVKPKRRGSRDRTAGGSSAVDGAVKGFRRTRSNTSEK encoded by the exons ATGGCGACCAATAAAGAAGATTCAAGGCTCTCTGACATTCAGCTAGCCTGCACAGACTTGAGAACCCTACTCAAAGCCTCTGCCTTGATGGAGCAGAATCTGAAAAAGATGGACTACAAGTTTAACCTCATTGACGAAACTCTAACCTCAGCCTCAAGAAGAGTAGCTCCATTACAGTCCATGTCCATGGCCTCCAGGGCCCTGGAAACCAGAATCAACCGAGCTGTCACGCCGGCCCTTGCGCTCCTCGACAACTTCAAGCGATCAGAGTCTATACAGGACAAGCTTCTCGACTTGTCATCGAAGTTGTCAAACGAGAAGAACATGAACAAGAGGCTCAAGACGCTCATCAAGTACGTGGACTGTGTGGATCAGCTCAAGGCGGCGATAAGCTCCATATGCGAGGAGGGCGAGCCGGTGATCCAGAGGCTTCAGGAGGTGGTGGAGTTTCTGAGCCGGACGAAGGCGACTGATCAGTACAGGATCCATCGGTTGAGGGAGACTCTGACCACTTTGAAGGCATTGTATGAGACAGAGGTGGATGCTATGAGATTTGAAGGGCTGCTTGATGAGGCTTTGCTGAATTTGCAGGATGAGTATGAGAATATATTGCAGCAAATAAAGCATCAAAATATAGTGGATCAATCACAGGCTGTAGATAAGGATAATGAAGGTGATGATCAGATGGTGATCACGGGTTCTAATTTGGGCACTAAGTTGGAAATTGAACTTCTAAGGCGGATCTCACAAACCCTAGCTGCCGAAGATTGTTTGGATATATGCATCGATATTTATGTTAAG GTGAGATACAGAAGAGTGGCAAAAGCACTAATGCGGCTAAACCCAGAGTACTTAAGAACACACAGTCCGGAAGAAATAGACGAAATGGCTTGGGAGAATTTAGAGACGGCCATAACCCTTTGGATCCAACACTTCGAACTCGCAGTGAAAGCAGTGCTGGTCTCAGAGAAGAATTTCTGCGAACAAGTACTGGGAGGCATAATGGATGGGCTGGTCTGGCCAGAATGCTTTGTAAAAATCGCAGACAAAATCATGGCGGTGTTCTTCAGATTCGGGGAAGGAGTAGCCCGGAGCAGCAAAGAGCCACAAAAACTGTTCAAGATGCTAGACATGTTCGAGTCCTTGGAGAAACTCAAGCCTGCATTCTCTCAAGTCTTCGAAGGTGAAGCAGGGACTGACATTTGCGTTCGATTCAGAGAACTCGAGAAGCTTCTGATTCACGCTTCGAGTAAAGTTTTCTGGGAGTTTGGGCTTCAAATTGAAGGAAACTCAGATGGGGTACCTCCCCCGCAAGATGGGTCAGTCCCCAAAATTGTAAGGTACGCTGTGAATTACATGAAGTACTTAGCAACAGAGGCTTACTCTGTTCCCATGGCCAGAGTCCTCAGAACAGAGCAGATTTGGAAAGCTGGGATTCTGTCCAGACCCGAATCCGACGAGAACCTTCTCAGAGATGCCGTTTCCCACATCATGGAAGCTCTGCAGAGGAATGTAGAATCGAAACGGTCGGGTTATCGGATCGATAAGTTGGCTCTGCCCCATGTTTTTGCAATGAACACGTACTGGTATATTTACATGAGGACCAAAAACACAGAGCTAGGGAAGCTCGTGGGAGACCAATACATGAAGAAAAATTACAAAGTAATAGCAGAGGAATCGGCTTACATGTATCAGAAGATAGTGTGGGTTCCTCTGGTTAGGGTTTTGGAGAAAGATGATGATTTGGAGCTGGAGAGCAAGGAAGCAATGGTTAGGGCGAAAATGGAGGCTTTTATGAAGGGCTTGGATGATGTATCAAAGAGGCACAAAGGGTACTATAGTATTCCTGACGAAGATTTGAGGGAGCAGATTAGATTGGCGACGGTGAAGCTTGTGGTTCCAGCGTACAGTGAGTTCTTGGACTCGTTCTCGGTTTCGTTGCCGGGGAAGTCGTCGTATTTGAGCCCTGAGTCAGTTCAGCAGTTGCTGTGTCAGATATTTGGGGGTGGGGAGGTGAAGCCTAAGAGGCGTGGGTCTAGGGATCGGACGGCGGGAGGGAGCTCGGCGGTGGACGGTGCGGTTAAGGGCTTTCGACGGACTAGGTCAAATACCAGTGAAAAGTGA